CAGTCGTCGCCTGTCAGGAACAAGGCCGTCAGTCGATGAATACGAGCGGTATCCACTTGCTCTTTTAACCCCTGATAGCCCAGCCTTACATGAGGCTTTCCGTAAACGATCTGCGTAAAATACGACCGCAGACAGCTAGCAGTGGGCGTATCACATGGCGCTTCTATACCAATTTCACTGGCATATTGCCGTAATCTGGCCCAGTCGTCAGGCTGTTGAGCAAAGGCCATCGAAGGGAAGCAGAGTAGTATGATTATCAGTCGGTTCAGCATACTGAGCAGTTGTAATGACAGCCCAAAACTGCACACGATTTGGTGACACAATCCTGATAGAGATCAGCCTATAACTTGAAACCAGTCAAGCGGTTTCCTGACGTATATCATAGAGGGTGCCAATAAATAGGGCTATTTTTGACAGGGAATAATCTTGACACCTACTCTTTTGAACCATGACATTCGAACCTGCCTCCCAAATACTGGCTTTTGTTTTGCCTATGTCGTTCCTACGATGTAATCTAACGTTCAGCAAGCGGAATGGTATCGATGACGACATTCATATACCTGTTCAGCCAACGAGTAAGTCCAGATATGTAGTACCGACTGATAAACTCGCGAAGGGTCTTTGGCGGGTGTACCTCGAATGGTCGGATGGACGCAGGCAATACCACGACGAACAGGAAATCAGTATTGTCTGACCTAAT
This window of the Spirosoma aerolatum genome carries:
- a CDS encoding FixH family protein — protein: MTFEPASQILAFVLPMSFLRCNLTFSKRNGIDDDIHIPVQPTSKSRYVVPTDKLAKGLWRVYLEWSDGRRQYHDEQEISIV